From Arcticibacter tournemirensis, one genomic window encodes:
- a CDS encoding DUF1800 domain-containing protein, whose product MKRSKNTDQIKHLYSRASFGIRYAELEKLSGISPAKAVRRLLKQAENVEPLNEVSERLQRPPRAENPSEEVIKEYLRKRNEQETAINIAWTKRFAQTEAPLLEKMTLFWHGHFACRMNDGYYLQQLNNVHRRNALGNFKTLLTEVAKAPAMLSFLNNQQNRKGRPNENFARELMELFTLGRGNYTENDVKQSARAFTGWQYKGATGDFFFNQKQHDDGSKTFFGKTGNFSGEDIIDMILEKKKTAYFISEKLYKFFVNDIPNPQHVKELSEAFYSSGYEIRPLVEKIFTSAWFYDTKNVGNKIKSPVEFLAGLNRQFNIQYESTKVLLQLQRSMGQAVFYPPNVAGWAGGQNWIDSSSLLTRMKLPSVLLNGGIIESDGKADPEDEAFISAAKRQRLNIEKRVRAQPGWELFLKEIPEEITREDLAYLLIAGDLNQEALNRIDTGNIKNMVIQLLSTPEYQLC is encoded by the coding sequence ATGAAAAGATCAAAGAACACAGATCAGATTAAACATTTGTATTCGAGGGCTTCCTTTGGGATCCGTTACGCTGAACTAGAAAAACTTTCGGGCATATCTCCCGCGAAAGCGGTCAGGAGATTATTAAAGCAAGCTGAAAATGTAGAGCCGCTGAATGAAGTATCCGAGCGCCTTCAGCGGCCGCCACGGGCTGAAAACCCGTCTGAAGAAGTGATAAAAGAATATTTGAGGAAGAGGAACGAACAGGAGACAGCCATAAACATCGCGTGGACAAAGCGCTTTGCTCAGACTGAAGCTCCGCTTCTAGAGAAGATGACTCTCTTCTGGCACGGACATTTTGCTTGCCGCATGAACGATGGTTATTATTTACAGCAGTTAAATAATGTGCATCGCCGAAATGCATTGGGTAATTTCAAAACCTTGTTGACAGAGGTCGCTAAGGCGCCTGCTATGCTCTCATTTCTAAACAACCAGCAAAACAGGAAGGGACGGCCCAACGAGAACTTTGCCCGTGAGCTGATGGAGCTTTTCACGCTGGGACGAGGGAACTATACAGAGAACGATGTAAAACAGTCGGCAAGAGCATTTACTGGCTGGCAGTATAAAGGCGCGACCGGCGACTTCTTCTTTAATCAGAAGCAGCATGATGACGGCAGCAAGACCTTCTTCGGTAAAACCGGAAACTTTTCGGGTGAGGACATTATTGATATGATCCTTGAAAAAAAGAAAACGGCTTATTTTATTTCAGAAAAACTATATAAGTTCTTTGTGAATGACATTCCTAACCCTCAGCATGTGAAAGAGTTAAGTGAAGCTTTTTATTCGTCGGGATATGAAATAAGGCCTCTCGTCGAAAAGATCTTTACGAGTGCATGGTTTTACGATACGAAAAATGTCGGAAATAAGATTAAGTCTCCGGTAGAGTTCCTTGCCGGTTTAAACAGGCAGTTTAATATTCAATATGAGAGCACGAAGGTGCTGCTGCAATTGCAACGTTCAATGGGACAGGCTGTGTTCTATCCTCCAAATGTAGCAGGCTGGGCCGGTGGTCAGAATTGGATAGACAGTTCTTCTCTTCTTACACGTATGAAACTGCCTTCCGTCCTGCTCAATGGAGGCATTATTGAATCGGATGGGAAAGCCGATCCTGAAGACGAGGCTTTTATATCTGCTGCGAAAAGACAAAGGTTAAATATCGAAAAGCGAGTTAGAGCACAGCCCGGCTGGGAATTGTTTCTTAAAGAGATCCCCGAAGAAATTACCAGAGAGGACCTCGCTTATCTTCTGATCGCAGGAGATCTTAATCAGGAGGCCTTGAACAGAATCGATACGGGGAACATTAAGAATATGGTGATACAGTTGCTGAGCACTCCTGAATATCAGCTCTGCTGA
- a CDS encoding transposase, giving the protein MLQSAAGLHIYLEEKNILPQEYHNQKLESKGFMPEITIQDFPIRGQKVNLCIKRRRWEVADKGTIVTRDWDLVQKGARMTTEFAAFLKGIFG; this is encoded by the coding sequence GTGCTTCAAAGTGCAGCAGGCCTGCATATATATCTTGAAGAGAAGAATATCCTTCCCCAGGAATATCACAACCAAAAGCTGGAATCCAAGGGGTTCATGCCCGAAATCACCATTCAGGACTTTCCTATCCGGGGCCAGAAGGTAAACTTGTGTATAAAACGGCGCAGATGGGAAGTAGCAGATAAAGGGACTATAGTAACCAGAGACTGGGATTTAGTACAGAAAGGAGCGCGGATGACCACAGAATTCGCCGCTTTTTTAAAAGGAATATTTGGATAA
- a CDS encoding transposase, which translates to MDNYPVSCHQLGHYFRIDGKQLQEQYKDHISTFHQWEQKDHAAEWMIFPANMGEYLSIDETALSGGELYTIITNKAARGRKGSIVAMLKGTQADQIIAVLERISFRLRKKVKEVTLDMAANMAKAIRRCFPSARRVIDRFHVQKLASDAVQELRIRYRWEALEEENGRIAQARKTKQSYQPEVLPNGDTLKQLLARSRYLLFKHESKWTPSQKERADILFPRYPLLHKAYQLALRLSNIFTICKSKTQAFKRLAMWYNDVETSAIDSFSTVARSVQSHYEYILNFFDNRSTNAAAESFNAKIKAFRATSRGVRDTAFFLFRLANIYA; encoded by the coding sequence TTGGATAATTATCCGGTAAGCTGTCATCAACTGGGACACTATTTTAGGATTGACGGTAAACAGTTACAGGAACAATATAAAGATCATATCAGTACATTCCATCAGTGGGAACAGAAAGATCATGCTGCCGAATGGATGATATTCCCGGCCAACATGGGAGAATACCTCAGTATAGATGAAACGGCCCTCTCTGGCGGAGAATTGTATACTATAATCACTAATAAGGCTGCAAGAGGGAGAAAAGGGAGCATTGTAGCCATGCTGAAAGGCACTCAGGCCGATCAGATCATTGCAGTTTTAGAGCGTATATCATTCCGCCTGAGAAAAAAAGTAAAAGAAGTAACCCTGGATATGGCTGCAAATATGGCCAAAGCTATCCGAAGATGCTTTCCATCTGCCCGCCGGGTCATTGACCGGTTCCATGTACAAAAGCTTGCCAGCGATGCTGTTCAGGAGCTCAGGATCAGATACCGGTGGGAAGCTTTGGAAGAGGAGAACGGACGGATTGCCCAGGCCAGGAAAACCAAACAAAGCTATCAGCCTGAGGTGCTTCCTAATGGCGATACCCTCAAGCAGCTCCTGGCCCGAAGCAGATATCTGCTCTTTAAACACGAAAGCAAATGGACTCCATCACAAAAAGAACGTGCAGACATCCTATTTCCCCGCTATCCCCTGTTACATAAAGCCTATCAGTTAGCCCTCAGGTTAAGTAACATCTTTACCATCTGTAAGAGCAAGACACAGGCTTTTAAAAGACTGGCCATGTGGTATAATGATGTGGAAACTTCTGCTATTGATTCTTTCAGCACAGTAGCCAGATCGGTACAAAGCCATTACGAATATATCCTGAACTTCTTTGACAACAGAAGTACCAACGCCGCTGCTGAATCTTTCAATGCCAAGATCAAGGCTTTCAGAGCTACCTCCAGAGGTGTTAGAGATACTGCTTTCTTCTTATTCCGTCTTGCTAATATTTATGCTTAA
- a CDS encoding DUF3857 domain-containing protein has protein sequence MLNKAFPPGIPLDPKADVYFDQNFDIIMERHKRIKIFNEKGKDEANVRLEYYSGGHYEDLFSLQAQTINNRDGKPMITKLERKQIFTEIIDKNRTALVFTFPDVQPGSIVEFKYQWKTPSYGNFPSWVFQSKIPVRYSELRTSVPDMLYYKIQQRVHQPFCKNKSMSESKSIPNGANSLGYNVNIRLLALQNVPSLSDEPFMTSRNDNLQSVSFQLTEIKPIGGFTQTYIDTWQKVAGMLADDEDFGAQFKKITGRGRYRCQSKSIEIK, from the coding sequence ATGCTTAATAAAGCCTTCCCCCCAGGAATTCCGCTTGATCCCAAAGCCGACGTTTACTTTGATCAGAACTTCGATATCATCATGGAGCGGCATAAGCGAATTAAGATCTTCAATGAAAAAGGAAAAGACGAAGCAAACGTAAGGCTTGAGTATTATTCAGGCGGCCATTATGAAGACCTCTTTAGCTTACAGGCTCAGACAATTAATAACAGAGACGGGAAACCCATGATAACCAAGCTTGAGCGAAAACAAATTTTCACAGAAATCATCGATAAAAACCGTACGGCTCTGGTTTTCACGTTCCCGGATGTCCAACCGGGATCGATAGTAGAGTTTAAATATCAATGGAAAACGCCGTCTTATGGCAACTTTCCGTCCTGGGTCTTTCAATCTAAAATACCAGTGAGATATAGCGAACTGCGGACTTCTGTTCCTGACATGCTGTATTACAAAATACAACAACGGGTACACCAGCCTTTTTGTAAAAACAAATCGATGTCCGAATCAAAATCTATTCCTAATGGGGCTAATTCTTTGGGATATAACGTTAATATAAGATTGCTAGCATTACAGAATGTTCCGTCGTTAAGTGATGAGCCATTCATGACTTCGAGAAATGACAATCTTCAGTCCGTTTCTTTCCAGCTTACCGAAATTAAACCTATTGGCGGCTTCACTCAAACATATATCGATACCTGGCAAAAGGTGGCAGGGATGCTTGCTGACGACGAAGACTTCGGCGCTCAGTTCAAAAAGATTACAGGAAGAGGACGTTATCGTTGCCAAAGCAAAAGCATTGAAATCAAATGA
- a CDS encoding DUF3857 domain-containing protein, with product MMVSVLKKSLAALTLLLSTATYTYSQKTGIAADLYNSSGIPDSLKKDANSVVRYYSMEMTVKGPARATLRQHSVETILNEKAEEKALMVIGYNKKFSSVNGAEMIVYDASGKLIKRYKKSDMYDRSAVDNISIITDGRVLVTKHNIVSYPITIEKIYEKSLNSFLDLGDWNVQEEEEAVQNASFKVSVNPGVGFRYKVKNIKLQPRKSTEDGMDVFSWEVKNLKAIKPEEDSKPWKVLPHISFATNNIEFDGLPGDMSTWKGFGIWQQTLNKDVSSLSPQREEEIKKMVAGFANDKEKARFLYEYMQKNTRYVSIQLGIGGLKPFSAAFVDEKKYGDCKALTNYMYTLLKIAGIKSYYTLIRAGENEEPADEDFVNDSFNHIVLCVPFKNDTTWLECTSTTNPFGKLGTFTENRNALIVTEEGGKLVNTPASKLDDNVFDSQTTITVGDDGIARTKIAIKATGEYRDMYIHMSTLKADEQKKFLINALNLRQPDLFELSHQNDKDGIKEILLDLAYTDLSDMKAGNKYFYKPRVFDIYHATFPPTENRKTDFYFPHPMLKKNTTSIVIPGDFEVESLPADVDMNFSYGSYKVKYLYDAGKHEINSTTIFTLKNHVIPAAKYSEMQKFMDDISKSMSKKLVIKKKA from the coding sequence ATGATGGTATCGGTATTAAAAAAAAGTCTGGCAGCCCTGACTTTATTGTTATCCACTGCCACATATACCTATTCGCAAAAAACAGGCATTGCTGCAGACCTATATAATTCTTCAGGAATTCCCGACTCGCTTAAGAAAGATGCAAATTCGGTAGTACGATATTACTCAATGGAAATGACGGTCAAGGGACCGGCCAGGGCGACCCTAAGACAGCATTCCGTTGAGACCATCCTCAATGAAAAAGCCGAGGAGAAAGCATTAATGGTAATCGGTTATAATAAGAAATTTTCGTCTGTGAATGGTGCGGAGATGATCGTATACGACGCCAGTGGGAAATTGATCAAACGCTATAAGAAAAGCGATATGTATGACCGATCCGCGGTTGACAACATTTCGATCATTACAGACGGAAGAGTGCTTGTGACAAAGCACAATATTGTTAGTTATCCCATTACTATTGAAAAAATATACGAGAAGAGCCTGAACAGCTTCCTCGACCTGGGAGACTGGAACGTCCAGGAGGAGGAAGAAGCTGTTCAGAACGCTTCTTTCAAAGTTTCTGTTAATCCGGGTGTCGGCTTCAGATACAAAGTTAAAAACATAAAGCTTCAGCCGCGAAAAAGCACTGAAGACGGCATGGATGTGTTTTCCTGGGAAGTAAAAAATCTGAAAGCCATCAAACCGGAGGAAGACTCAAAACCTTGGAAAGTACTCCCGCACATCTCTTTCGCAACAAACAATATAGAATTCGACGGATTACCCGGCGACATGAGTACATGGAAGGGCTTTGGAATCTGGCAGCAGACGTTAAATAAAGACGTATCCTCTTTGAGCCCTCAACGAGAGGAAGAAATTAAAAAGATGGTAGCTGGCTTCGCTAATGATAAAGAAAAAGCCAGGTTCTTATATGAGTACATGCAGAAAAATACTCGCTATGTAAGCATCCAGCTCGGAATAGGCGGATTAAAGCCCTTCTCCGCAGCCTTTGTAGATGAGAAGAAATACGGCGACTGCAAAGCGCTCACCAACTATATGTATACACTGCTTAAAATCGCTGGTATTAAGTCATACTATACGCTTATCAGAGCAGGAGAGAATGAAGAACCAGCAGATGAAGATTTTGTCAACGACTCCTTTAATCATATTGTTCTTTGCGTTCCCTTTAAGAACGACACAACCTGGCTGGAGTGCACAAGTACAACCAATCCGTTTGGCAAGCTCGGCACGTTTACTGAGAACAGGAATGCTTTAATAGTGACGGAGGAAGGTGGCAAACTGGTGAATACTCCGGCAAGTAAGCTGGATGATAATGTTTTTGACAGCCAAACGACGATCACTGTAGGAGACGATGGCATAGCCAGGACAAAAATTGCTATTAAAGCAACCGGTGAATATCGCGACATGTACATCCATATGTCGACCCTTAAAGCGGATGAGCAAAAGAAATTTCTTATCAATGCGCTTAATCTGCGGCAACCCGATCTATTTGAACTTTCGCACCAGAACGACAAAGACGGCATAAAGGAAATACTGCTTGATCTTGCGTACACAGACCTCAGCGACATGAAAGCCGGAAATAAATATTTCTACAAACCACGGGTTTTCGATATATATCATGCCACATTTCCTCCAACAGAGAATAGGAAAACAGACTTCTATTTCCCTCATCCGATGCTTAAGAAGAATACCACTTCTATCGTCATTCCGGGCGATTTTGAAGTTGAATCGCTGCCTGCCGATGTCGACATGAATTTTAGTTATGGAAGCTATAAGGTTAAATACTTATACGATGCCGGGAAACATGAGATAAATAGCACCACTATCTTCACTTTAAAAAACCACGTTATCCCCGCCGCCAAATACAGTGAGATGCAGAAGTTCATGGATGACATTTCTAAATCGATGAGTAAAAAGCTTGTAATCAAAAAGAAAGCATGA
- the aat gene encoding leucyl/phenylalanyl-tRNA--protein transferase: protein MIFQLENHNISFPPPELAEDDGLLAVGGDLSPQRLLLAYRSGIFPWYSDETPILWYSPHERFVLVPEKVTISKSMRQLIKADKFVVTENTAFSDVIRACASSPRKDQDGTWITSEMKKAYTKLHQIGFAHSVEVWYKGTLAGGLYGISMGPVFCGESMFSFISNASKVALIWLCQNRNYRLIDCQIYSGHLERMGAELISREEYMMELTRDS, encoded by the coding sequence ATGATCTTCCAGTTGGAGAACCACAACATCTCTTTTCCCCCTCCCGAACTTGCAGAAGACGACGGTTTACTTGCAGTAGGAGGCGACTTATCACCCCAGCGCTTGTTGCTTGCTTATCGTTCGGGCATTTTCCCCTGGTATTCTGATGAAACGCCAATTCTATGGTATTCTCCCCACGAACGTTTTGTTCTTGTTCCTGAAAAGGTAACAATATCAAAAAGCATGCGACAGCTAATAAAAGCCGACAAATTTGTTGTCACCGAAAATACCGCCTTCTCCGACGTGATTCGGGCCTGCGCTTCTTCGCCAAGAAAAGATCAGGACGGTACCTGGATTACTTCAGAAATGAAAAAGGCATATACCAAACTTCACCAAATAGGCTTTGCTCATTCTGTAGAGGTATGGTACAAAGGAACTCTTGCGGGCGGCTTGTATGGAATTTCAATGGGTCCCGTGTTTTGCGGCGAAAGCATGTTCAGCTTCATCAGTAATGCGTCTAAAGTTGCCCTTATATGGCTTTGCCAAAATAGGAATTACCGTTTGATCGACTGCCAGATATACAGCGGGCACCTTGAACGCATGGGAGCGGAGCTCATTTCAAGAGAAGAATACATGATGGAATTGACAAGGGACAGTTGA
- a CDS encoding DEAD/DEAH box helicase: MLRVESTKPYKVVYSLCRHEYLGFLIEPHVVQLNPDGDFSLTHQRLFTNTAKEFSAGFDESDFKLVKLLEETEQGHIIKRYYKKAIRPMEFFSKIYDEKLHNTIRPKIEKRIVEALSLLQSKEIYLMSKEGWPVERPLSIAEEPATVLFHFRKNEEETRYFPTIKYQGIRIEFMFKDAQVICNDPAWLLLENVLYFFEGDIEGKKLQPFLNKRYISIPKSAEKTYFERFVAPLIEKHHVYAEGFSINTERFEAIPVLKVIFIPSGTSQLQLYFRYGDYVFSAGSDRKVSVKMEKEKDNYIFHRIKRSIDREKTKLQELLSLGLKTTGGMFVYLETEQKTDEDPAFSVINWLNTHHEELSAGGFIIEQPDGNKRFLFGQSSINLEIQENNDWFDLKAFVRFGPYSIPFLELKHHILNKIREFVLPSGEVAIIPEEWFSQYSNLLSFTEKGHGDLRLKKHHIGLIADFADSELATVTIDRKLQKLSDFHEIEDAPIPVNFKGTLRSYQKAGYNWFHFLRKYNFGGCLADDMGLGKTVQTLALLQKIKEEGDTDGTSSTSLIIMPTSLIYNWLNEAGKFAPGLKILVHTGSFRNKDVERFLQYDVVLTTYGITRVDAELMEHLYFHYIILDESQNIKNPDSKAYKSVKTLKSKHKLILSGTPVENSVNDLWTQMSFINPGLLGNQHFFQNNFVTPIEKKKEEDKARKLQAIIKPFVLRRTKTQVAKELPEKTEQLFYCSMCEEQAEYYEKVKSEYRNELLKTLEDGTFARSQIQVLQGLTKLRQIANHPFMVDNSYEGESGKFENVIHTLENVLAEGHKVLVFSQFVKQLDIYRKYLDNERVPYAYLDGATKNRGEVVEEFQKNSDIKLFLISLKAGGVGLNLTEADYVFMLDPWWNPAVEQQAVDRTHRIGQTKNVFIYKFITKDSVEEKILALQIRKRAVADSLITTEESFVKSLSADDIREILN; this comes from the coding sequence ATGTTAAGGGTTGAAAGTACAAAACCATATAAAGTAGTATATTCCTTATGCAGGCATGAGTATCTGGGATTCTTAATTGAACCGCACGTTGTTCAATTAAATCCGGACGGCGATTTTTCTCTTACCCATCAAAGGCTGTTCACAAATACCGCTAAGGAATTTTCTGCCGGCTTTGATGAAAGTGATTTCAAGCTCGTTAAACTTCTCGAAGAGACAGAGCAAGGACATATTATAAAACGCTATTATAAAAAAGCCATTCGTCCGATGGAATTTTTCAGTAAGATATACGACGAGAAGCTCCATAACACGATCAGGCCAAAAATAGAAAAGAGGATTGTCGAGGCTCTTTCATTGCTTCAGAGCAAAGAAATATATCTGATGAGTAAGGAGGGTTGGCCGGTGGAGCGCCCGCTTTCTATTGCAGAAGAGCCTGCCACCGTGTTGTTTCACTTCAGGAAGAATGAAGAAGAGACCCGTTATTTTCCTACGATAAAATACCAGGGAATCAGGATAGAGTTTATGTTTAAAGATGCACAGGTCATCTGTAATGATCCTGCCTGGCTTCTTCTTGAAAATGTACTGTATTTTTTTGAAGGCGATATCGAAGGAAAAAAGCTTCAGCCCTTTCTTAATAAGCGGTATATATCGATTCCTAAATCGGCAGAGAAAACATATTTTGAACGGTTCGTTGCGCCCCTGATTGAAAAACACCATGTTTATGCTGAGGGATTTTCCATCAATACAGAACGATTCGAAGCGATACCAGTTCTAAAGGTCATATTTATACCCAGTGGAACATCTCAGTTACAGCTTTACTTTAGGTATGGCGATTATGTATTTTCCGCCGGTAGCGATAGGAAAGTTTCTGTAAAGATGGAGAAGGAGAAAGATAATTATATCTTCCATCGCATTAAACGGTCGATTGACAGGGAAAAGACAAAGTTACAGGAGCTGTTATCACTGGGACTCAAAACTACCGGTGGAATGTTTGTTTACCTGGAAACTGAACAAAAGACCGACGAAGATCCTGCTTTCTCTGTAATTAACTGGCTGAATACGCACCATGAGGAATTAAGTGCAGGAGGCTTTATAATTGAACAGCCTGACGGAAATAAGCGATTCCTTTTCGGGCAAAGTTCTATCAATCTTGAAATTCAAGAGAATAATGATTGGTTTGATCTGAAGGCCTTTGTTCGTTTTGGACCTTATTCTATTCCCTTCCTTGAACTTAAACATCATATTTTAAATAAGATCCGTGAATTTGTTTTGCCTTCAGGAGAAGTGGCTATCATTCCTGAGGAATGGTTTTCGCAGTATAGTAACCTGCTTAGCTTTACGGAAAAAGGCCATGGCGACCTGCGGTTGAAGAAGCACCATATAGGACTAATAGCTGATTTCGCCGACAGTGAACTGGCGACTGTAACAATAGACAGGAAACTTCAGAAGCTTTCTGACTTTCATGAAATTGAAGATGCACCTATTCCGGTGAACTTTAAAGGGACTCTACGCTCTTATCAGAAAGCTGGTTATAACTGGTTTCATTTCTTAAGAAAATACAATTTTGGTGGCTGTCTTGCCGATGATATGGGGCTCGGTAAAACAGTTCAGACACTTGCCTTACTTCAGAAAATTAAGGAAGAAGGCGATACGGACGGAACAAGTTCTACCTCTCTTATCATTATGCCCACGTCTCTTATCTATAACTGGCTGAACGAGGCGGGGAAATTTGCGCCCGGATTGAAGATACTGGTACATACAGGAAGTTTCAGAAATAAAGACGTGGAACGATTTCTTCAGTATGATGTAGTTCTTACTACTTATGGGATTACACGCGTGGATGCCGAGCTCATGGAGCACTTGTATTTTCATTACATCATTCTTGATGAGAGCCAGAATATTAAGAACCCGGATTCTAAGGCTTATAAGTCGGTAAAAACGTTAAAGTCGAAACACAAGCTTATATTAAGCGGCACCCCTGTTGAAAATTCCGTTAATGATCTATGGACACAGATGTCGTTTATTAATCCCGGTTTGCTGGGAAACCAGCATTTCTTTCAGAACAACTTCGTTACTCCAATAGAAAAAAAGAAAGAAGAAGACAAGGCGAGGAAGCTGCAGGCTATTATTAAGCCATTTGTTTTGCGTCGCACAAAAACCCAGGTCGCTAAAGAACTCCCCGAAAAAACAGAACAGCTTTTCTATTGCAGTATGTGTGAGGAGCAGGCAGAATACTACGAAAAGGTTAAATCTGAATATCGTAACGAGCTTTTGAAAACGCTCGAAGACGGTACTTTTGCCCGATCGCAGATACAGGTGCTCCAGGGGTTGACTAAATTAAGACAAATAGCCAATCATCCTTTTATGGTGGACAACAGTTATGAGGGCGAGTCGGGTAAGTTTGAAAATGTTATTCATACCCTCGAGAACGTTTTAGCTGAAGGACATAAAGTACTGGTTTTCTCACAATTTGTGAAGCAGCTGGACATTTATCGAAAATACCTCGACAACGAGCGGGTTCCTTACGCTTATCTGGATGGAGCGACGAAAAACCGGGGTGAAGTGGTAGAGGAATTCCAAAAGAACAGTGATATAAAGTTATTCCTGATTTCGCTTAAGGCCGGGGGAGTTGGGCTGAACCTTACGGAAGCAGATTATGTATTTATGCTGGATCCCTGGTGGAACCCGGCAGTAGAGCAGCAGGCGGTAGACCGCACTCACCGTATAGGTCAAACAAAAAATGTCTTCATCTATAAGTTTATCACCAAAGACAGCGTAGAAGAGAAAATACTGGCCCTGCAAATCAGGAAACGTGCGGTTGCTGATTCATTAATCACAACAGAGGAAAGTTTCGTGAAATCTTTAAGCGCAGATGATATCAGGGAAATACTTAATTAA